DNA sequence from the Marinilongibacter aquaticus genome:
TTAAACCAAAAGCCAAGTACAATGGACATGAAAAGGACCGGATAGAGCAGAGTAGAGATGCGTTTGTTTATGGATATTTGCTGCTCGATCCATTGGTTAAAGGTTTTCAGGTATTGGTAGCTGTTCTCGCCTTTGTCGATTTTTTCGAGACCTTTCAACAGTTTCTTGTTGACAAAAAACACGGTCTGGAGCGTAAGAAAAACAATAATGCCCATAATGGGTATGCCCACAAAATAGGAAATACCCAGAAACACAAAAGAGAAGATTATTATCGCAGTAAGGTTGATGCGAAACATCCTTTTGAACCGATCGATGAGGTGAATGGACTTTTGATTGTATAAATTCTTCACCTTTGGGATACGCAAGATTTCGGGTTCGCGAAAACCTTCTTTCCATATAGTTTCAATTGACTTTTCCATCCAATAATTTTTTTAAACGTTCTTTGATTCGTGTGACACGTACACCGATATTGTTTGCGTTTGTACCGATGATTTCGGCAATTTCTTGATACGATTTTTCATCCAAATAGAGCATGATCACAGCTCGATCGATCTCAGAGAGCTTCCGAATGGCTTCGTATAGCAGATTCAGCGACTCATCCGAAAAGGCACGGTTGTCTACCGTTTCAAGTAGGGGAAGGGTGTCTGCACGCTGCGAATGCACTTTCTTTTTGTATTTTTTCAACAAGGTCAGGCATACGTTTAGAGCAATGCGGTAGACATAAGTGCTCCATTCTGCCTCGGCACGGAAATTGTTTCTGCTTCTCCAGATTTGCAGGCAAACTTCTTGGTAATAATCTTCGAAATCTTCTTGCGAATGGGTGTAAGCCCTGCAAAGCTTGATGATTATTCCTGCATAGGGCAGTATATATATGTTGTAAAAATCGCTACTCAATACGGCTTTTTGGGTTTAGTGGCCAAAATCGAAAATCATTACAGCTTTTGTTTGTTTTTTTTCTTCGTCACGTTTACATTTCTTTTTTGCGAACGATTTCTGCGAAGCAAAGCCCTTTCGGCCTTCTTAAAAATATCCAATAATCTGCACGATACAAAAGCCATGAATTAGTAAGACAAAGAGAAGGCAATAATTTGGAGAATTGATAGACTGGCAATTTCTTTTTACATACGTAGAGAATATAATTGAGTTCCTTTTCTAATTTTGCCGCATGCATTGGATAAGTTTCATCGATTACAGCGGCACATTTGTTTTTGCCATTAGCGGCATGATGGCTGCAGTGGATAAAAAATTCGATTTGTTCGGGGTAATCATTCTGGGTATGGTAACCGCGATAGGCGGAGGCACACTCAGGGACTTGCTGATTGGCAGCACCCCCGTGGCTTGGATGAGCACAGACGTGTATGTGTACATCATTCTTTCGGCCTTGCCGTTTTGTTACTTTTTCAGTTCACAGATTCGAAACCTGCGTAGAAGCATCTTTCTTTTTGATACACTGGGTATTGGGCTTTTTACGATTTTGGGTTTGGAAAAAACATTGGAATATGGGCTTTCTCCGCTTGTGGCCGTGATGATGGGCATTACCTCGGCCGTGTTTGGAGGGGTAATACGCGATGTATTGTCCAATGAAATTCCGCTTATTTTCAGAAGAGAAGTATATGCGTTTGCCTGCCTTTTTGGGGCTTTGGTTTATCTTGGGGCCATTCAGTTTTTGCCCAAAAATATATCAAGCGGACTCTCCATCGCTTGCGTCATTTTAGTCCGTGTGTTGGCTATCCGCAAGAAATGGAGAATCCCTTTTGTCGATTAAGGGAAGAGGACAGGATTCAAAGGCGAGTCGATAATTTCGCCCACTTTTGCTCCTGGGCACCAAGTTTCCCAATCCAGTTTTTGGTTGTCGTTTTGCGGATGGATCAATTTCATGTCTTTGTCCATATAGATCACCGTCATCACCTCACGGGTAATGCCGCTGTTGTTTGCTCCCGCACGGTGAAATACCCATCCCGAATGGAAACTCACTTCGCCCAAATCAAAGGCTTCGATCACATGATTGAAATCTGTGACGCGAAGTTTTTGCTGAATTTTACTTTCACTTTCGTCGCTGATCGCCAGTTCGCGGCCTTCTACAATACTGTGGCTTCCTGCACTGAACTCCAAAGGGCCCATTTCCAAAGGAATAGCTTGCAGTGGAATCCATGCGGTGATGGTCTTGTCGCTGTCCAGCGGCCAATAATATTGATCGGCATGCCAAGGGGTAATTCCACCACCGGCTTCTTTGAACAAAGCTTGATCGTGGTACATCCGTACCCCATCGACCTGCATGAGCCCCGCCGCAATTTGGGCCAAACGCTTGCTGAACACAAACTCTTTGCAGGTTTCGTCTTCTCGCCACAGATTGAAAATTTGCAAAAACGCTTTACCGTAAGTATCGCGTTCTTCCATCGGTCTTTTTTCCTTATTGATGGCCATCACTTTGTCGTGAATGGCTTTCCCGAAATGGTCCAATGTTTCGGCATCGAATACATTCTTGAGTTTTATGAAGCGATTCTTCTGGAAAAAATCAATGGCTTCTTGGCTTAGGGGGTAGGGTTGATTCAATAGGTTCATGTCGAAATATTTACAATTTCAAGAAATGGGCTATACGCGGGTCAATTTGATGGGAGCCGTATGGTTGGCGTTCCATTGACATACATACAGGTTGTCGTCTTTGTCTGCACATACATCGTGTCCGTGCTGAAAAATCGGCGTTTCAAGATTGATTGAAGGTGTTAATTTGCCCTTGTCGTATATAGGAGCTGTGCCACCTGGATTGCTGACAACCTTGTTTTTGTTGTCGAGAATGGTCACAAATCCAGAATCTCCCCAATTGATTTCTCCTTTTTTGTTGTCGCTCCAGCATACTCCGGCATAGAGGTTTTGGCCGTGCAAAACAGCCCGGCAGATATGCATGCCCGGCAGATCTATGCGTTCGATAAACTTGCCATCGAGCGTAAAGACCTTGAAACAGGTTTCGTTGCGAGAAGTACAAATGAGTTTAGGATTTTGCGGATCACGCGTATCCACAGCCACACCGTGAGCATTTTGCAAATTGTGGTCGGGATTGGCATTGTCGTGCCCACCGAAATGACGGATGTATCGGCCGTTGCTGTCGTATTGAATGATGTAGTCGCTGCCGTAGCCGTCGGCTACATAAATATCACCATTGGGTGCTATGGCTGTTTCAGTAGGTTTGAAGGGCATTTTTTCATCGTAAATGCCGATGGTTCGCGGATGCCCGATGGCGAAAATCAAACGTCCGTGCAAATCGGTTTTGAGCACTTGCCCCGATTGTCCTTCGCCTTTTCCTTCTTTATTCTGAAACCATCCGCAATCGGTCAGCATCAAAAACTGGTCTTTGCCTTCGCCGCCGATACTGAGTCCGTGCCCACCCGGGAAAGCATGGCTCCAAGAATCCAGCAATTTTCCGGAGGGGTCGAAGACCAAGATATTGTTGGCCGTGTGGTCGCCGATCATGTATAATTTACCAGATTGATCCTGCACCATTTCGTGGCAATTGAGCAAAGGATAATAGCCAGTACCGATTTGTGCCCAATTTTTATCGACTTTATACTTGAAATCGCCGTGGCCAATTGTTTGTTCTTCGTTCATGTTTTTATGCAAAATGCCAAATGATTTAATGGGTGAGTTGAATAGGGTGACAGCCCCAAGTAAGCTGGAGCTTTTGATGAAATTCCGTCTGTTGCTTTTCATGAAAATGTTTTAAAAGAATGGGATCAATTTGCGAAAAATTTGGGATATATACGAAAATTGACAGGCAAAGCGGCATTTTTGGGCATACTTTCAGCAGTATTTATTTGCTTTCTGAAATTCGCTGGGCAATAGACCGAACTTACGTTTGAAGGCATTGGCGAAGTGTTGGCTGTGGCGATAATTGATCATCAAGGCAATCTCCTGAATACTGTAAGGGCTTTCGGAAAGCAATTGTTTGGCGTGGGCTAGTTTGCTGTCTTTCACGTAGGTCATAATGGGCACTTTCACAATATCTTTGAAAATCAGTTTGAGTTTGGTGGGACTCAAAGCGACAAACTCAGACAGCCCCGTCAGTGTGAAGGGCTCTGTGGGGTGTGCGTCAATCCATTGTTTCAACTTCAATACTTTTTCGCAATCGGGCAGATCGGCAAGAATGGGTTTGCTCGCATTGGTTTTATCGGCCGCGTCGATTACCCAAAAGATAAGCTCTTGCACTTTGTGGGCAATGAATTGTTCTTTCAGATTGGCAGAGATTTTGCAATGCAGGATTTCGCGGATGCATTTGAGCATATCCAAAGAGATTTCTTCCGCCTGCTCGAAAAGAAGGCAGGCTTTTTTCTTTTCGACCTCGTCCAGAAAATGGAGCAGTGCAGAACCCTTTTTAAGGATTGCATTTGGAAGGTAGTCGGTTGAAAGCACCAAATCCAGGCTGTTGCGGTTTCCATAATACCGCAACTGCCCCGAAACATAAGGCATGTACATGACATTGAAACGTCCGTTTTCAATCAGTACAGGTAGGCTCCTGTTTTCGCCTTGATCCGGTGTGAAATCGGAGTGGCCAGATAGCTCGAATTGTATTTTCAAAAAGCCTTTGGGGTGTTCCACTTGCATGAGCAAGGGCTGTTCCAGTTTCATTTCCCTATAAATAAGGTCAATTCCTTCAAATTCCATTCTTTTTTCACCGGTTTTGAAAGTCTGTATGCGATTGAAAAAATGGGCAGTATTTTCTTCACTTGCGTGCAATTCACCTGCGTAATACTCTTTCAATGTGATTTTCTGCGGTATTTGTTTCATTTGCTGGCCTGTCCAAATTCGTTGTTTTCTTCTGTCTGTTTTAGCTATCCACTTCGGGTGTAGCTCTTTAAATTTGTCACAATTTAGAATTAGTTTAAATAAATATAAATAAAAAAACAGACTTCTGGCCCGTTTTAGGGCAAGCGTGTCATGAAATACTTGGATCTCATCGATGAAAAAAACTGTGAAAAAGAAGAAATCTCTATTTGATAGGGTGGTGGCTTGGCTTCATTTGTGGCCAAGTATCGTTTCGGGAATCATCGTGGTTTTCGTCTGTCTTACGGGTACGCTCATTGTCTATTGCGACGAAATAATGGACTGGACAGCCGGAGACGCCAAATATGTGGAGCTGGGAGAAAAGCGGATCAGCACAGAAGAATTGGCTTCTGCACTGAAAGCGTACAATCCAGATTTGAAAGCCAGCGAATATGTTTTTTTCAAAGACCCGAAAAGGAGCATCCGTATTCGGACGTTCAATCCGAGCCAAAAGAAATTGTTTCAGGTGTATATGGATCCCTATACGGGGAAAGTGCTGAAATGCGATTCTTCCATATACTTTTTCTTTGTCACGGCTCATTTGCATTCCGAGCTTTTGGCCGGAGATGTAGGGCTTTGGATTGTGGTGATTTCCACCATTATTTTCTTCATCAGCTGCTTGACGGGGCTCATCTTGTGGTGGCCCAAACGTTGGACCAAGGCCACAAGATTGGCCAGCTTTACGGTGCGTTGGAAAGCTCGCTTTAAGCGGTTGAACTACGATTTACACAATGTATACGGTTTCTATTCGCTTGCCCTTTGCGTGATTTTGAGCTTTACAGGCTTGATGATCATGTTCGACAGCCTGACGGATTTTTCGGTGAAATCGTTGGGAGGCGAACTCACGCATTTGGAGGAGGTTTTGCCTCAAGCCGACAGCAGCAAAACGGCAGTCGATTTGGTGGCTTTGGCCTATGCAACATTTGATGGGCAGGCCGCTGAAAAAGCTTCGGCCAGTATATGGGTGTATAATCTGGGCAAAACGGGAGCATATGTATTCAATACCGGTAAAGCCGGACTGAAAAGTGTAGAAAATATGGATTTGCTGGCCTATGATCGCTATACGGGAGCGGCATTGGAAATTCCGCAGGGGAATGTCATTCACGAAAAAACGGAAAATGTAGTGTGGCAATTGCACATGGGGCAGTGGTGGGGGCAGTTTGGGAAACTCTCCACTTTTTTGGCCGGAATCATTGCTACGTCCTTGCCCATTACGGGCTTTATCATTTGGTGGGGCCGACGCAAGAAGAAACCTGCTAAAGCAAAAAGCAAAGCAAAAGTTGCTGTGGGGCGAAAGCTTAGTGTCACCGAATAATCTCATTTTTCATTCCATTCATTAGCCCATGTCTGTGGTGGGCTTGTTGCGATATCAAGCTAAAAATTTACAATTCAATGTGCAGATTAATTGCAATCCTTTTTGTGCTCATGAGCTCAAGCGTTTTTGCCCAGCAAATGACGGTCAAGGGATATGTTCGTGATGCCAAAAAAGACGTGTTGGTCAATGCCACAATACACGAAAAGCATACAGGGAACGCCACTTTTTCAGATGAGTCGGGCTATTTCGAACTGCACTTAAAAAAAGAAAAGAGCACATTGCTTTGTTCCATGGTTGGTTTTTTGAAACAAGAAATCCCGATTTCAATTGCGGCCAGCGAAGTGCAAGAATTGGAAATTGTGTTGCAGCCCGATCCCGATTTGGCTTTGGATGAAGTGGTGATTGTGGGCAAGTCGGAATTGAGACAAGTGCAAGAGTCGGGTTTCAATGTGGTGGCCATCGACGCCAAGCCTTTTCACAATGCGTCGGTCAGTTTGTCGCAGGTACTCGATACCGCTCCGGGTGTAAAAATACAGCAAGAAGGTGGAATGGGCTCACGCACGAATGTGACAATCAACGGCTTAAGCGGTCGCCATGTACGTTTTTTCATCGACGGCATGCCAATGGACGCCATGAGTTCGGCTTTTCAAATCAACAATTTACCTGTCAACCTAGCGGAGAGAATCGAGGTGTACAAAGGCGTGGTGCCAGTGAATTTCGGTTCGGATGCACTCGGCGGTGCAGTGAATATTGTTACCCGAAAATCGCCCGGAAGTTACCTCGATGCTTCATATTCATACGGTTCGTTCAATACGCACATGACCTTTATCAATGCCGGATTCACATCGGAAAAGGGTTTCACAGCTCAATTGAGTGCCTATCAAAATTATTCGGATAACAACTACTTTGTGGATGTGACGATCAAGGATTTCGAAACGAATCTACTTTCGAAAGAAACCCAACGCGTAAGGCGTTTTCACGATGCCTACCGCAACGAAACACTGATTGCCAAAGTGGGCTTGGTCGATAAGCCTTTTGCCGATCAGCTGTTGTTTGGTTTTACTTTTGGCGATGAATACGACGAGATTCAGCATCCTGCCTATTTGAATTTGGCTTTTGGAGAAAAATACCAGACATCCACCATTCTCATGCCTTCTTTTCTTTACCGAAAAGAGCATCTGTTTGCCGAAAACCTGAATTTCAATTTGGCGGCCAATTACAATTTGGGCGGCGGGCACAATTACGACCTTTCGGATAAAGAATACAATTGGCTGGGCGAATCGAAACACTCCAATTCTCCGGGCGAAATTCAATATTCGAATTACGAATACAAAAACAACAACGGGACGCTCAATGCCAATTTGAATTATCTGATACGAGCCAAAACGCGACTTACGCTCAACAATGTGTCCAATTTCTTTGCCCGAAAAGGAGATGAAAAAATGGCGGTGGACGATTACATCAATCAAAAGCCGAGAATCAACAACCGAAACATTTTGGGGGCCAGTTTGAACAGCGATTGGAACTCGCGGTGGAGCACGTCGGTATTTGGCAAAATGTACAGCTACAAGGCTTCTGCGTATTTGAATCTTTCGAATCAAAACGGGATCGACAATTTTCAGACGATCACCAAACGCGACACGAAATTCGGTTACGGCTTGACCAGTACTTATTTTTTGTGGAAGGATTTTCAGTTGAAGGCCAATTATGAACAGACTGCTCGCTTGCCTGTCAGCTCAGAATTGTTCGGAGAAGTTTTTGGGTTTTATATCGCCAATTTCGACCTCCGACCCGAAGTGAGCCGCAATGTGAATGTGGGTTTCAACTACAATTGGCCTATCGCGAAAAATCACGCCCTTTCTACAGATATCAATTTTTTCTACAGAAAAACCACCGATTTTATTCGCCTCAACATCAATTATTCGCAAGGCGAGGGCTCGTATGAAAATACGCAACTTGTAAAAACACCGGGTGTGGATGCCGAATTCCGCTATTCGTACAAGAAGAGTTTTACAGGCGGGGCGAGTCTTTCTTATTTACAGCCGCGAAATTTCACAGCAGGCACCACTTACTATAAATCTTTGCTGCCGAATCAGCCCAATTTTTTCACGAACCTTCACGCCACCTATTTTTTGAACAATGTTTGGCTTAAAGACAGCCGATTGAGTTTGCGGTATAATCTGCAATTCATCGATGCATTCTTGTACGATTATAACACGTATCAGGCGGCCAACAGGGCTACGGTGCCGCAACAAATGAATCACAGTCTTTTCCTGACCTACTCTTGGGACGGAGGGAAATACAACCTTTCGGTCGATAGCAAAAATTTGCTCGATGCCAAGCTGTACGACAATTACAGTTTACAAAAGCCGGGACGAAGTTTCTCGGTAAAATTCAGATGCTTTTTCAATAAAATTTAATGTATAACAATGAATATGAGTTTTAAAAAACAATGGTTTAATGCCTTTTTGGCTTGTGTGTTTTTTTCGTTGCTGTCTTGTACAGACGACGAAAACAAGGATACCGTGGATCCGGATCCAGACCCTGTAGCGACAGTGGAAAGCAAATATGTGGTGGCCGCGACATCTGGAGAAAACGATTACTTGGTGATGGGCGATGAATTGAAGGCCGAATACACCTTTGATGCCACGTCTACCGATGCGGTGCAATCGCCAGGCGACAGAACGTGGACTTTCTATGGCGATGAGGTGGTGTATGGCTTTTTGTACAATCAGGCCGACGCGGGCACCACAGCCTCTTATGTTTTGAATGCGGATGGCGAATTGAGCAAACGCAACGAATTGGCCTTGGACGTCTCAATTCAGACCAGAGGTGTGGTGAACGATCAATTGGTGTTGGCTTATTCCGATCGTTTGAGAGATACCACGGTAGAACAAAAAGCGTACTTCTACACCGTCGATCCAAGCACCGACGCCTCGAAATTGTACACTGTCGTATCGAGCGATCTTTTGGAAGAGGGCGAAGCCGCTTATTTCACAGACATTACAGAATATGAAGGCCTGCTTGTGGCTGGTGCACGCAGTATTTCATCGAGCAGCTTTTCTTCAGATTATTATCACAACACGTATTTGGTGGTTTTCAACCCCGATTTTACAGTAAAAGAAGTGATTAAAGATGAAGGAAGGACTGGTTTTGTGGCTGGGCAAAAGTATTCTCAGGGCGAAACAGGATTGGAAGTCGTAGAGAACGGTGACTTGTATGTGTTTTCATCTGGGCAAACCAACTATGCAGATGCAAATACTGAAAACATTCCTTCGGGCGTGCTGAAAATCAACAAAGGCGATTTCGCTTTTGATTCAGCGTACTTTTTCGACATTACTGAGGCTTCGGGCGGGTACAATTTGTTCAGAAGCTATTATTTGGGCGGTACAACTTTTATTGTAAGCATGTATCCCGGAAAGAACGATCAGGCGACTTTCGGTGTAGATGCCGATCGCTTTGCCGTGATCGATGTGGCTTCCAAATCTTTTGAATGGGTAAGCGGTTTGCCCACAGCGGCCGGCTTGGAAACCGATCCTTTCCTAATCGGTATGCCTTTTATCGATGGAGAATCGGAGCAGTTGATTGTACCGATCACTACATCTGAAAACACACATTATTTGTACGCATTGGATCCCAGTTCGGCTTCGGCCTCACAATTGTCAAATGTGATTGGCGAAGGGGTGAAAGCCGTGGGCATGTTGAAGTCAGCAGATTGATGATATAAAATTCGGGCCTCGCGAAGCGAGGCCCGAATGCCTTAGAAAAGGCCAAATGCAATATTGTTTTCACCAATATTCGCCCATTTTTTTCCGTACAAAAGCCACACTTCTTTCCAACTGATCAAAGCCGTCCACGCCATCTTCTATACTTATCCATCCATTAAATCCGACGCGTTTGAGTTCTTTGAAAATGGCATCGTAATCGTTCAGGCCTTGGCCAATTTCGCCATGGCTCAATCGTTTAGCGTAGCCCTCAACACCACTTTCTTCGTTTCTGAGGTCTTCTATCGTACCCGACAACAAATAGCGGTCGCTGGCGTGCATGGTCACCACACGGTCCGATACCCGATAGAGCAATTCCAAAGGGTCTTCACCCGCCAGAAAAGTATTGCTTGGATCATAGTTTACACCAAAATTTGGGTGTTGGATACGATCGACCAATTGGCAGAACACATTCATTTTCTGTGCAAATTCAGGATACGTCCAAAAATCGTCTTTGTAATGGTTTTCGATGATTAGGGTAATGCCCAGTTCGGAGGCCAAGGGCAGGCAGGCTTCTATGCCTTTGGCGGCAAGTTCAAGTCCTTCTTCGATACTCAATTCGGGGCGTCTTTGTCCAGAAAGCACACGACAATATTGGCCGCCCAAGGCGTGGGTCATCCGAATCCAGTTTTTTTGCTTTTCGATTTCTTTTTGATGCAAAATTTCATCGGGAATGGTAAAATCGGGTGAGCAGCACATCATGGGAATGGTTTTCCCATGCTCCTCTACTTGCTTTCTGAATACGGGCCAATTTTTTTCATCGGCCATTTCCAAGAAGCCCGCGTACCATTCAATCCCGTCGATGTCCAATGTGTTGGCCAATGCGATCCATTCGGAGACTTTCATGCTGCCGTCTTTGCAAAGGGCCTGCATATATGCTTTGGGGAACACTG
Encoded proteins:
- a CDS encoding RNA polymerase sigma factor translates to MSSDFYNIYILPYAGIIIKLCRAYTHSQEDFEDYYQEVCLQIWRSRNNFRAEAEWSTYVYRIALNVCLTLLKKYKKKVHSQRADTLPLLETVDNRAFSDESLNLLYEAIRKLSEIDRAVIMLYLDEKSYQEIAEIIGTNANNIGVRVTRIKERLKKLLDGKVN
- a CDS encoding trimeric intracellular cation channel family protein, which produces MHWISFIDYSGTFVFAISGMMAAVDKKFDLFGVIILGMVTAIGGGTLRDLLIGSTPVAWMSTDVYVYIILSALPFCYFFSSQIRNLRRSIFLFDTLGIGLFTILGLEKTLEYGLSPLVAVMMGITSAVFGGVIRDVLSNEIPLIFRREVYAFACLFGALVYLGAIQFLPKNISSGLSIACVILVRVLAIRKKWRIPFVD
- a CDS encoding phytanoyl-CoA dioxygenase family protein, with amino-acid sequence MNLLNQPYPLSQEAIDFFQKNRFIKLKNVFDAETLDHFGKAIHDKVMAINKEKRPMEERDTYGKAFLQIFNLWREDETCKEFVFSKRLAQIAAGLMQVDGVRMYHDQALFKEAGGGITPWHADQYYWPLDSDKTITAWIPLQAIPLEMGPLEFSAGSHSIVEGRELAISDESESKIQQKLRVTDFNHVIEAFDLGEVSFHSGWVFHRAGANNSGITREVMTVIYMDKDMKLIHPQNDNQKLDWETWCPGAKVGEIIDSPLNPVLFP
- a CDS encoding 6-bladed beta-propeller, which encodes MKSNRRNFIKSSSLLGAVTLFNSPIKSFGILHKNMNEEQTIGHGDFKYKVDKNWAQIGTGYYPLLNCHEMVQDQSGKLYMIGDHTANNILVFDPSGKLLDSWSHAFPGGHGLSIGGEGKDQFLMLTDCGWFQNKEGKGEGQSGQVLKTDLHGRLIFAIGHPRTIGIYDEKMPFKPTETAIAPNGDIYVADGYGSDYIIQYDSNGRYIRHFGGHDNANPDHNLQNAHGVAVDTRDPQNPKLICTSRNETCFKVFTLDGKFIERIDLPGMHICRAVLHGQNLYAGVCWSDNKKGEINWGDSGFVTILDNKNKVVSNPGGTAPIYDKGKLTPSINLETPIFQHGHDVCADKDDNLYVCQWNANHTAPIKLTRV
- a CDS encoding helix-turn-helix transcriptional regulator, with protein sequence MKQIPQKITLKEYYAGELHASEENTAHFFNRIQTFKTGEKRMEFEGIDLIYREMKLEQPLLMQVEHPKGFLKIQFELSGHSDFTPDQGENRSLPVLIENGRFNVMYMPYVSGQLRYYGNRNSLDLVLSTDYLPNAILKKGSALLHFLDEVEKKKACLLFEQAEEISLDMLKCIREILHCKISANLKEQFIAHKVQELIFWVIDAADKTNASKPILADLPDCEKVLKLKQWIDAHPTEPFTLTGLSEFVALSPTKLKLIFKDIVKVPIMTYVKDSKLAHAKQLLSESPYSIQEIALMINYRHSQHFANAFKRKFGLLPSEFQKANKYC
- a CDS encoding PepSY-associated TM helix domain-containing protein; the encoded protein is MKKTVKKKKSLFDRVVAWLHLWPSIVSGIIVVFVCLTGTLIVYCDEIMDWTAGDAKYVELGEKRISTEELASALKAYNPDLKASEYVFFKDPKRSIRIRTFNPSQKKLFQVYMDPYTGKVLKCDSSIYFFFVTAHLHSELLAGDVGLWIVVISTIIFFISCLTGLILWWPKRWTKATRLASFTVRWKARFKRLNYDLHNVYGFYSLALCVILSFTGLMIMFDSLTDFSVKSLGGELTHLEEVLPQADSSKTAVDLVALAYATFDGQAAEKASASIWVYNLGKTGAYVFNTGKAGLKSVENMDLLAYDRYTGAALEIPQGNVIHEKTENVVWQLHMGQWWGQFGKLSTFLAGIIATSLPITGFIIWWGRRKKKPAKAKSKAKVAVGRKLSVTE
- a CDS encoding TonB-dependent receptor — its product is MCRLIAILFVLMSSSVFAQQMTVKGYVRDAKKDVLVNATIHEKHTGNATFSDESGYFELHLKKEKSTLLCSMVGFLKQEIPISIAASEVQELEIVLQPDPDLALDEVVIVGKSELRQVQESGFNVVAIDAKPFHNASVSLSQVLDTAPGVKIQQEGGMGSRTNVTINGLSGRHVRFFIDGMPMDAMSSAFQINNLPVNLAERIEVYKGVVPVNFGSDALGGAVNIVTRKSPGSYLDASYSYGSFNTHMTFINAGFTSEKGFTAQLSAYQNYSDNNYFVDVTIKDFETNLLSKETQRVRRFHDAYRNETLIAKVGLVDKPFADQLLFGFTFGDEYDEIQHPAYLNLAFGEKYQTSTILMPSFLYRKEHLFAENLNFNLAANYNLGGGHNYDLSDKEYNWLGESKHSNSPGEIQYSNYEYKNNNGTLNANLNYLIRAKTRLTLNNVSNFFARKGDEKMAVDDYINQKPRINNRNILGASLNSDWNSRWSTSVFGKMYSYKASAYLNLSNQNGIDNFQTITKRDTKFGYGLTSTYFLWKDFQLKANYEQTARLPVSSELFGEVFGFYIANFDLRPEVSRNVNVGFNYNWPIAKNHALSTDINFFYRKTTDFIRLNINYSQGEGSYENTQLVKTPGVDAEFRYSYKKSFTGGASLSYLQPRNFTAGTTYYKSLLPNQPNFFTNLHATYFLNNVWLKDSRLSLRYNLQFIDAFLYDYNTYQAANRATVPQQMNHSLFLTYSWDGGKYNLSVDSKNLLDAKLYDNYSLQKPGRSFSVKFRCFFNKI
- a CDS encoding DUF4374 domain-containing protein; protein product: MSFKKQWFNAFLACVFFSLLSCTDDENKDTVDPDPDPVATVESKYVVAATSGENDYLVMGDELKAEYTFDATSTDAVQSPGDRTWTFYGDEVVYGFLYNQADAGTTASYVLNADGELSKRNELALDVSIQTRGVVNDQLVLAYSDRLRDTTVEQKAYFYTVDPSTDASKLYTVVSSDLLEEGEAAYFTDITEYEGLLVAGARSISSSSFSSDYYHNTYLVVFNPDFTVKEVIKDEGRTGFVAGQKYSQGETGLEVVENGDLYVFSSGQTNYADANTENIPSGVLKINKGDFAFDSAYFFDITEASGGYNLFRSYYLGGTTFIVSMYPGKNDQATFGVDADRFAVIDVASKSFEWVSGLPTAAGLETDPFLIGMPFIDGESEQLIVPITTSENTHYLYALDPSSASASQLSNVIGEGVKAVGMLKSAD
- a CDS encoding sugar phosphate isomerase/epimerase family protein, with product MPKLAVFPKAYMQALCKDGSMKVSEWIALANTLDIDGIEWYAGFLEMADEKNWPVFRKQVEEHGKTIPMMCCSPDFTIPDEILHQKEIEKQKNWIRMTHALGGQYCRVLSGQRRPELSIEEGLELAAKGIEACLPLASELGITLIIENHYKDDFWTYPEFAQKMNVFCQLVDRIQHPNFGVNYDPSNTFLAGEDPLELLYRVSDRVVTMHASDRYLLSGTIEDLRNEESGVEGYAKRLSHGEIGQGLNDYDAIFKELKRVGFNGWISIEDGVDGFDQLERSVAFVRKKMGEYW